The proteins below come from a single Deltaproteobacteria bacterium genomic window:
- the glpA gene encoding anaerobic glycerol-3-phosphate dehydrogenase subunit A, with product MLKTDVIIIGGGSTGCGIARDLALRGISHCLIEKGDFAAGATGACHGLLHSGGRYVVNDPEAAAECIAENMILRKIGRKCVEETGGLFVRLPGDSKNFRDRFLKSCETIGIDTEVLSPSKALDLVPTLNPSIEEAIRVPDCSIDPFRLCLLNIVTAEKKGARIFTHHEVTEIIKEHGRCVGVKAREEHTGDMKEIRGKLIINATGAWGDRTAILADCTVPMTLSKGSLIITNHRLTNMVINRLRPPSDGDIIVPNEAVCLAGTTSVPVLDPGAVEVDPREVDIVATEAEMMIPGFGTTRLIRTYAGVRPLLKSETNDDRKISRGFRIIDHENGLYSIIGGKLTTYRLMAEKMCDTVISVFGLKTRCKTADTPLEGQERLSGYPLSKRLKKLKDIVCECELVTRADVEAALSSVGSRHIGDIQHRTRLGMGPCQGGFCTYRALGIMQEAGRMTPDDSMRTLKEFLQRRFKGIKPALWGDQLREEQLVESIYLGILAMEREE from the coding sequence ATGCTTAAAACAGACGTCATCATCATCGGCGGCGGTTCAACGGGATGCGGTATCGCCCGGGACCTGGCGCTCCGTGGCATTTCCCACTGCCTCATCGAAAAGGGTGATTTCGCAGCGGGAGCAACCGGCGCCTGCCATGGCCTCCTCCACAGCGGGGGAAGATACGTGGTGAACGATCCGGAGGCGGCCGCCGAGTGTATCGCCGAAAACATGATCCTCCGCAAGATCGGGCGCAAGTGCGTTGAAGAAACGGGTGGCCTCTTTGTCCGATTGCCCGGTGATTCGAAAAATTTCAGGGACCGGTTCCTGAAAAGCTGTGAAACCATCGGCATAGACACGGAGGTCCTTTCCCCCAGCAAGGCCCTTGATCTCGTCCCGACCTTGAATCCCTCCATAGAAGAAGCGATCAGGGTACCCGACTGCTCCATCGACCCCTTCAGATTATGCCTGTTGAACATCGTTACGGCAGAGAAAAAGGGCGCCCGCATCTTCACCCATCACGAAGTAACGGAAATCATCAAAGAACACGGCCGGTGCGTCGGGGTCAAGGCACGCGAGGAACATACGGGTGACATGAAAGAGATCAGAGGCAAGCTGATCATCAATGCCACGGGTGCCTGGGGGGACAGAACCGCCATACTCGCGGACTGCACGGTGCCCATGACACTTTCCAAGGGAAGCCTGATCATAACAAATCACCGGCTGACGAATATGGTCATCAACCGCCTCAGGCCGCCATCCGACGGAGACATTATCGTCCCCAACGAGGCAGTCTGTCTTGCCGGCACCACATCGGTGCCCGTTCTCGATCCCGGCGCGGTGGAAGTGGATCCCCGTGAAGTGGATATCGTTGCAACGGAAGCGGAAATGATGATACCGGGGTTCGGGACGACACGACTGATCCGAACCTATGCCGGAGTCCGTCCTCTCCTCAAGTCGGAAACGAACGATGACCGGAAGATATCCCGGGGGTTCCGCATCATCGACCACGAAAACGGGCTGTACAGCATCATCGGCGGTAAATTGACCACCTACCGGTTGATGGCGGAAAAAATGTGCGATACCGTCATAAGCGTGTTCGGCCTCAAGACACGGTGCAAGACCGCCGACACACCCCTCGAAGGCCAGGAGCGGCTGAGCGGCTATCCCCTCTCGAAGCGCCTGAAAAAATTGAAGGACATTGTCTGCGAGTGCGAGCTGGTCACCAGGGCTGACGTTGAAGCGGCCCTGTCCAGTGTCGGCTCCCGGCACATCGGGGATATCCAGCATCGTACCCGGCTCGGCATGGGACCGTGCCAGGGGGGGTTCTGCACCTACCGGGCGCTGGGCATCATGCAGGAAGCGGGCCGGATGACGCCGGATGACTCCATGCGGACCCTCAAGGAATTCCTTCAGAGGCGGTTCAAGGGGATCAAACCGGCCCTCTGGGGCGATCAGCTCAGAGAGGAACAGCTTGTGGAAAGCATCTATCTCGGCATTCTGGCTATGGAGCGGGAAGAGTGA
- a CDS encoding aminotransferase class III-fold pyridoxal phosphate-dependent enzyme, translating into MMIHTKCRELTPIFNDIFPGGHSNFRVPFEATQNRVFIARAEGCRLWDIDGNKYIDFMNAMGPMILGHRHPEYVQSLKDYLDVMSTSIGSGIFYTPADIELGRKMTQLIPCAEKVKLCLSGTEAVQLAIRLARVYTGRPYFLRFEGHYHGWLDNILGGVSNPDRSMKPYGIDNPDIDLVTFTKGRSPHALEESFILPWNDFERLEEVLERYGDEVAIIHFEGIVLNHFGMMPKPGFIEKIRELCTKYGIVMSMDEIITGFRVGLTGAQGYLGVTPDIATFGKAIASGIPFSAVTGRADIMNQLEDRTALGPGTFNGHPLGVQAALTTLTILERDGGACYDEMWRIQQRLMEGLREIAKRRGIPALVHGIPGAFHLLFGVTKDGVYGEEDLEEFDLNLLYAFWPMMQEEGVIVMAGGRWYMNMAHTDADIDRTLEAADKTMAHMK; encoded by the coding sequence ATGATGATCCATACCAAGTGCCGGGAATTGACACCAATATTCAATGACATTTTTCCCGGGGGGCACAGTAACTTCAGGGTCCCCTTTGAAGCAACGCAGAACAGGGTCTTTATCGCCCGGGCCGAGGGATGCCGCCTGTGGGACATAGACGGAAACAAATATATCGACTTCATGAACGCCATGGGGCCCATGATCCTGGGTCACCGGCATCCCGAATACGTGCAGTCCCTCAAGGACTACCTTGATGTCATGTCGACCTCCATCGGTTCGGGGATATTCTACACTCCCGCGGACATCGAGCTCGGCAGAAAGATGACGCAGCTCATCCCCTGCGCCGAAAAGGTCAAACTGTGCCTTTCGGGTACCGAGGCGGTCCAGCTTGCGATCCGGCTGGCCCGCGTCTACACGGGAAGACCGTATTTTCTCCGCTTCGAAGGTCACTATCACGGGTGGCTGGACAACATTCTGGGTGGCGTGTCAAATCCGGACCGGAGCATGAAACCGTATGGCATCGACAATCCGGACATTGACCTGGTCACCTTCACGAAAGGACGGAGCCCCCACGCGCTGGAGGAATCCTTCATACTTCCCTGGAACGATTTCGAGCGGCTTGAAGAAGTGCTCGAACGATACGGCGATGAAGTGGCCATCATCCATTTCGAGGGGATCGTTCTGAACCATTTCGGCATGATGCCGAAGCCGGGTTTTATTGAAAAGATCCGCGAGCTCTGCACGAAATACGGGATCGTGATGAGCATGGACGAGATCATCACCGGTTTCAGGGTCGGTCTTACGGGGGCCCAGGGGTATCTCGGCGTGACACCAGACATCGCTACCTTCGGCAAAGCGATAGCCAGCGGCATCCCCTTCTCGGCGGTCACGGGCCGGGCGGACATAATGAACCAGCTCGAAGACCGCACCGCTCTCGGTCCGGGTACCTTCAACGGACATCCCCTGGGAGTTCAGGCGGCACTGACGACCCTGACGATACTCGAACGCGACGGCGGTGCCTGTTACGATGAAATGTGGCGAATACAGCAGCGGCTCATGGAGGGATTGCGTGAGATCGCAAAACGGCGGGGGATACCCGCCCTTGTTCACGGCATTCCCGGGGCCTTTCACCTCCTTTTCGGTGTTACGAAAGACGGGGTCTATGGTGAAGAAGACCTGGAGGAATTCGACCTGAACCTGCTGTACGCCTTCTGGCCCATGATGCAGGAGGAGGGCGTCATCGTCATGGCCGGCGGCAGATGGTACATGAACATGGCACATACCGACGCCGATATCGACCGGACCCTTGAGGCCGCGGACAAAACCATGGCCCACATGAAATAA